AAATCTTGCAAAATTTGATAGCAATCCTGTGGCTTGAAAAAGTGGCTTTGGTTTATCTGTAATTTTTGTATAAGCAATAAAGTGAGGCTATAATTGGCTGCTTCCAACTTCTTAGAGAAGAAAGATTCCATAtagacaagtaaacaaataattgtaatataggtaataaatacatatacaaaatgCAAGGAacatccttgatttctctttcacatttcatGTCTAATACATCAGTAAGGCTCTTTCTTCAGATTATATCCAAACTCTGACCACTTCTTTCACTACCACTACTACTGGAGTGTGAACCACCATCACGTTTCACCTAGACTATTTCAGTTGTCTCCTAACTAGTCTCCTTGAATCTATATTCCTGTCCCATTACAGGCCATCCTCACAGTAGCCATAGGGATTATGTCagtccccccacccttcccctgcaAAGCCCTCTAGAGGTGCCCATCCCActtgaaataaaatccaaacttacGATAACACAGAAAGTTCAACATGAGTTGACCCCATCCTACCTCTTGATTTACCTTCTTACCTTCTCTTTTTAGCTCATTCTCTAGGCTTACTGGCCTTCTTGCTATTCCTCTGAAAACTGCCAAGCTTATTGTTGCCTCAGGATCTTTGTACTTGCTCTTCTCTTTTCCCCAGGTCATTGGCTCAAATGTCATCTGATCTACCGAAAAAGGCTTTCCCCCACTCCATTGCTCCTTAGCCCCTTCCTTCACCTATTTTTCTTCGTGGAACTTAAAACTGTCTGAAATTGTGTATTGTGAATTGTGTATACACTCACACTTCCCAAACCCCCACTAGAATGTCAGAGGCTGGGACTTTGTCTGCTTATTATTATACTCCCGGTGCCTGATATAAGTAGAAAGTCAGTAAATGTTTTGTTGAGTGACTAGTTGTCAACCCAAGATTGGAAGGCCTTTATAGAGGATATACTCAAGATGTTCTGAAGGCTGGTTGGTCTTGGCAGTCATTAAGTGAAAGGTACACCAGGCAGAAGGAGCAGCATGaggtatggattttttttttttttttttttttttttttggtttttgaaagCAGTAAGTAGTTCCATATGGCTGGAGAGTAGGAGAATGAAGGCAGATGAGGACATAAAATTTCACAGGTGCTGAATCACATAAGCTGAATTaagtagtttgttttctgtgggcAGGAGAGAGCCTGTTGAAGAGTTTTAAagtcaaatttgcattttaaaaactttcaaagcAGCAGGGAGGGGGCTAGGTTCAAGGGGTATTTGAGGAGAAGCCAAGAGAGCAGATTTTGGATTGATGACTTGTTTAGGCAGGAGTAGATGAGGGCTTGAACTGAGACAGCCAGTTAAGGAGAGGATTTGTGTTCACCTAAAGCAAGTTCTTTAGTGCTATGAtttaagtcagtggttctcaacctggggtAGTTTTGCCCTCTGAGGGacttttggcaatgtctggagacattttcggTTGTCACCACTGGGTAGGAGAGgggctgctactggcatctggtgtaCAAAGGCCACAGGGATACTCCTAATTACTCTAAGTGCACAGAACAGCCTTCCGCAACAAAGAGTTGTCAATAgttcaaaatgtcaatagtgctgaggtttaGAAACCCTgattaaaatgaaagaatctTGAGCATGATTCTCAGATTTCAAAATTTGGTGAGGTAACTCAATATATTGGGAAGCAGAAATAATATTCAAAAGGCAAGCAGTGAACAATAATCAATGAAATAATGTAAACTCTTACATTGCAAGGAGATAAGAGAGGGGAGGTGAGGGACAAAAACATACTGAGAATTTGAAGGAGATTTAGCTTGACAGCAGATATGAAAAGGCTAGAGGATTTTATTGCATCAGAATCCTATGTACCAGTATGCTGTAACTGCTACAAATGCAATCTTAGGCTACTTTAAAGACAAGAACAGTTCGCAAATCCATGATAATAGTACAGTGGTTCAAGCCCAATAATGACAATAGCAAGTTCTCAATATGTATTGATATTTGTAGGATGAATGAATTAGTCAAGCTATATTTCAGTTCCGTATTATGTTCAGTTCTGTATACGTCATTTTTGTAAACAAAACCAGTTTGCTGCTTGTGGACAGTCAGGATTGTAAAGGAACTGAGATGTTTAACCCAGATACATGAGTGTTATCTTACATCGAAAAATAATATTAGAACCAATGGATAGAGGTTTCAAGGATGTATGTAGCAGTTCAATTCAAAGGATGAACATAGTTAGAGCTATCCAACACTGAAAAAGCATGTTTCACTTAGTGGTTATTTAGCACCCCGATACAGAGAATATTCAAAAAGGTCAAAGTTCTTGCCATCAGGGAGCTCACAACACAGTGGACATGTAATAGCTAACCACTTACATAAAACTTTACCATATGCCAAGCACCATTCTatatactttacatttattaactcagttaatcctcacaacaaccctctaaGGTCATATTCTTTGTTCCCACTTTACTTTAGAGAAATCAGAGACTACAAAAGCgtaaattaaaatttgaatccAGATAGTCTGGCTGGAGAGTCTATGTTCTTACATAATTCATTGCTAGTAATAGACATATAAAGTCCTAGACAGATGACACGTGAGACTTAACAGAAGGGATTCTAGTATTGGGTAGAAGGTTACATACAGCCTTAAGTAAGTTGTTTCCCCTTATTACACAGCTAATTATGGGACCCTAACCTTCCTGTTCTTGATCTGTTCTGTTCCCATTGTTAGGACAGTGGGAAACAGCCTCGATCTTCATCCCTATTTGCTCTTTTCTACAGTTGTTCATACATTGTGTTCTCTTTAAAGAATAGGCCTTAAATTTGTGTAATTCCTACCTGTAGGGTATTGCAGGCAACAAGGATCTTTCACAAAGGGCAGCCAAGTCTTGCCCCTGTACCACCTCTTCCTGAATATGGAGGAAAAGTTCGTTTTGGGCTGATCCCTGAGGAATTTTTCCAGTTCCTTTATCCTAAAACCGGTGTAACAGGTGAGCATTTGCCCAATGTTTGATAGTATGTTTAGATGGTATGGTTTATGTTAATCTAGCCTTTTAGTGGCCTCTTACCTCTTCCACATGTACCAGAAAAATCAAGTCAGCTGGTTTTAAAACTAAAGTGTGGAAGTGATTCAATATAAGAATTGATTTGGTTGCTTTAACTTGTCTTTGGAATAAATTTGTTTGGGATTTTAACTTGATTTTGTACCATTGTCTCCATTTCTTGTTACACCAAATTTATTGACTGCCTGCtctatgctaggcactgttctaggcatacGGTGGTGAACTAAAGTGCCTGCCATCATGAAACATACATTCTTTTGTAGGATAGACAATAAGGAAATGAgtaactggggaattctctggtggtccggtggttaggactcggtgctttcactgcaggggcctggcttccatccctggtcaaggaactaagatcctgcaagccgcacagagcggccaaaaaaagaaaaattgagtaaCTGTATAATACACTTTCAGGTAATGATAGAAAGAGCTATGGATTAAAATAAATCCAGGTAAGGCAATAGAGACTATGTGTTGTAtgtataattatgaaaaaaagagctggaccatatttatcagtttttttttccttttacaaaggtatagggacttccctggtggtgtagtggttaagaatccacctgccagtgcaggggacacgggtttgagccctggtccgggaaaatcccacatgccacggagcaactaagcccgtgcgccacaactactgagcctgtgctctagagcctgcaagccacagctactgaagcccgcgcgcctagagcccctgctccgcaacaagagaagccactgcagtgagaagcctgcgtgccgcaactagagaaagcccacgcacagcaatgaagacccaacacagccaaataaataaataaataaataattttatttaaaataaataaataaaaaggcataaACTGTACTGAAAccttacatttttataatacGATATGCTTTCACTTTATTTAATCCATACAACAGTTCtatgaagacttttttttattaaataaatttatttatttatttttggctgcattgggtcttcgttactgcacgcgggctttctctagttgcggcgagcgggggctactcctggCTGCGGTGCGCCAGCTTCTCACTGcgacggcttctcttgttgcggagcgtggactctaggcacacaggctcagtagttgtggctcgcgggctctagagcacaggctcagtagttgtggcgcatgggcttagttgctccacggcatgtggaatcttcccggaccagagctcaaaccagtgtccccttcattggcaggcggattctcaaccactatgccaccagggaagccctatgaagacatttttattacccagaactagaaaacaaagaatttaCCGAGATTTATTCTCTCTTTAGTGACTGAGTTGGATTTAAACACAGGTTCTACAGTTAAGTTTAGTGTTCTTTCTGCTACACGCACTGCCTCTCTTGCTGTACCCAAATATTGCTATGACCATGAAACATTGAAaaccaaagacttttttttttaatcgctCCAGGGAGTGGCCTAAGATAGCATTTCTATAACTAAAATTGCAAGAAACATTAATTTCCTCAGACCTCCATAGCTGATAAAAATGCTACATATGATAGGCCTTTCTtataaattcacatttaaaatttatacattgaaggcaaattttttaaaaaaatgaactgttGAGACTTTGTATGGGAAACTGGGTAAAATATATTTGAGAATGTAACCCTTTTATTCTCATAGTACATCCTAACATCTTTTGGTGCCTGCATTGCTCAAAAACACTGTAAACTGCTTCCCCAAAGACCTGCTTTGACCTTACCTAGCATctagtaggcatagaggaaaatcctaaagaaatgTACCGTATGGTTTGTGTCCTTTCAGAATTCATGGCCTGGTTAAAGAAAAAGATGGCTATATTTGAAGCATTATAATAAGACGCTACAGGAATTGAGAATCCTGTTACTTAGTTCTTTTACATACATGCTGCTTCATAGTTCTAtctgttttgtttgcttatttccaGTGTCAGGTTCCTATTCAGTAAATAGGCAAGAGTAGATAAATTTTATTCTGACCAGTGTCCCCACTCAATAAATAGTATATTTTGCTGCACAAATTACTTCTGGTAGTAACCTGACATCTTTATAAAATACTTCCTGTTGGTTGAGCAATTGTACCACATACTTAATATACATTATTTCTCAATTTCGTCAACCCTATGAAGAAggtactattcccattttacagtttagGAAACTAAGCTCAGAGATCATCTATGTTGCTCAGTGTTTTATAAGTTGCAGAGTCAAATTTCCATGGGTCCCGATCCTTGTTCTTGCAACCCTACCATACTGGTTCTCATCTAGTGTTCCGTCTTTGAATCTGATTATTTAAAGTCATTATTAACTTTGCCTTCAACTAATTAAATGCGGAAGTATCTCTATCTTCCCCTTTTAGACATAGCATATCCATCgtaaaataactttttcttcttttaggacCCTACGTGCTCGGAACTGGGCTTATCTTATATTTACTCTCCAAAGAAATATATGTGATAACTGCAGAGACCTTCTCTGCCATTTCAACAATAGGGGTGCTTATCTATGTTATTAAAAAGTATGGTGCCTCTATTGGGGAATTTGCTGATAAACTCAATGAGGTAAGAACCATAAACCTTATTTCCCATTTTAGACCATAGTAGTCGTGTCAAAGCCATCAAGTGATGTTTTTGGTACGAATGATAGGGGCAGAGCATATAGAAATGAATCTAATTGTAATGATTTCAATTATAAGTGTTAATGTTATTACTAACTTGagatcaagttttaaaaatctaccaAACTTTCTCCAGCTTTTCCATAGTTTTGTTCATTCAAAGATACTGCATAGCTATTTTGGGCAACTCTTTTTAAGGATTTGTGTACTCCCTATTGTGTGGGTGTTTTCACAAATGAGGGGTATGACTTTGAAGAAGCATAAAATGAATCTTTTTTATTACCCTTGGTACTTTCACTGATCTTTGTTGTAAATATCATAATTGCAGCAAAAAATTGCCGAACTGGAAGAAGTGAAACAGGCTACCATCAAACAAATCCAAGATGCAATTGATCTGGAGAAGTCACAGCAGGCACTGGTTCAAAAGCGCCATTACCTTTTTGATGTCCAGAGGGTAGGTTTCAGAACTTTCTAAGGCAAGTGAAGTTACTCATTTGTGTGCATTtaacacaaaaaaattagaatCTTATGAGGAATAGTTGGATAGGTTGAGCATATTTTGTTTAGAAAAGAGAATATTTGGTTGGGGGTCTAAATAGCAGTTATAGCTATTAACTGTTCAGTGGATCTATCAAGTAgaaaaataactagaattattaCTCTAAAACTAGAAAGAGTAAAAAGTATAAAAGGACACATTTTGAATCCACACAGAGGGAAAATAATTCATTAAGTTATAGCGGATTAAAAAATGGCATTCACTGTAAAATACAGTAGGTGAAATACATGCTGTGCATTTCATACGTGCTCGCTATAAGAAAGTCTTACTTAACATACTTGCTATAAGAAAATCTGATACCTTACATTCCAAATTCACAAAGCAGATTCAGATGGCAGGAGAGCTTTTTACCATGATCAAAGCATAATtagattctaaaatatttagtttCTAAAACAACTTTAGGAACGTGCTCAagcattttgttgttatttactTTGAGCCCAGTACTATATGCCTGATATTTAAAGTGAGATGTCCTTATATTGAAATTTTATGTATAGAAACacctatgaaatgaaaaataaggtgCTATGGTAAAATAAGTATCTGAAATATTAAGGGTCTGGGCCAGTATTTCCTAGTGTAGTCTTGGTACCATGTGCATCAGTCATCTTTGATGCAAATTTTTGGACCCATTCCAAGACCTGTGGGATTAGAACCTCTGTTAGGAGCTATCCAAgagtctatatttttttaaataggatcCTGAAAGATTCTTAAGCACATAAATGTTTGAAAtcctcagaaatttttaaaatatctttctgtgCAGATTTAGGTTACAATCTAAATGCTTCCTGCCTCATAGAAACTATGTATGCAGAAACAAAATCTGGCTTTTGAAGATGTAGCTTTTTTATAAGATTCAAATGatagtcattaaaatttttatttatttatgaaatatttatttaataggtATATTTTATGTGTGGACACTGGTCAAGACaaggtgctgggaatacagcagAGAGCAAAACAAAGTCTGCCTTCCTGGGGTCTCTTTCCTAGCCAGGGGTTGAGAGAAGgacaggagaaaaataattaagcAGATGTGAATGTCAACTGGTGTGAAGTACATGTAGAATAATGAACTTATGTTAAAGGAAAAGAGATTTTAGAAGGAGGGAGTTACTATTTTTATTGGGCATTCTAGAAAGGCTTCTAATGTGATATTTGAAGAGAGAGCTGTCAAAGTGATGGTGCAGGCTGTGTGGATTTCTGAGGAAatagtattccaggcagagggaagaacaaTTGCAAGGGCCCTAATCCTGGATGCTTGCTTGGTATAGACAAGGAAAAG
Above is a window of Balaenoptera acutorostrata chromosome 1, mBalAcu1.1, whole genome shotgun sequence DNA encoding:
- the ATP5PB gene encoding ATP synthase F(0) complex subunit B1, mitochondrial isoform X1, which encodes MLSRVVLSAATAAAPSLKNAALLGPGVLQATRIFHKGQPSLAPVPPLPEYGGKVRFGLIPEEFFQFLYPKTGVTGPYVLGTGLILYLLSKEIYVITAETFSAISTIGVLIYVIKKYGASIGEFADKLNEQKIAELEEVKQATIKQIQDAIDLEKSQQALVQKRHYLFDVQRNNIAMALEVSYRERLHRVYKEVKNRLDYHISVQNMMRQKEQEHMINWVEKNVVQSISAQQVHDVLKLLEFY
- the ATP5PB gene encoding ATP synthase F(0) complex subunit B1, mitochondrial isoform X2, with the translated sequence MRESHVAVTGARRLLCGRCLTMLSRVVLSAATAAAPSLKNAALLGPGVLQATRIFHKGQPSLAPVPPLPEYGGKVRFGLIPEEFFQFLYPKTGVTGPYVLGTGLILYLLSKEIYVITAETFSAISTIGVLIYVIKKYGASIGEFADKLNEQKIAELEEVKQATIKQIQDAIDLEKSQQALVQKRHYLFDVQRNNIAMALEVSYRERLHRVYKEVKNRLDYHISVQNMMRQKEQEHMINWVEKNVVQSISAQQEKETIAKCIADLKLLAKKAQAQPAL